A single window of Anopheles moucheti chromosome 2, idAnoMoucSN_F20_07, whole genome shotgun sequence DNA harbors:
- the LOC128299914 gene encoding putative cyclin-dependent serine/threonine-protein kinase DDB_G0272797/DDB_G0274007 yields the protein MDAMGSFQTPFGNNLGNLLQQHQTQQQQQQQHLLQQQQQHHNQQHHLQQQQQQNHHQQTSMMNNSALMQHQQQQHLHHHQQQQQHHQHQLQQQQLQQQQHQHQQQTLGSSGGHHHSLSAAQSAAMMSQRNPFGFDFNHFQSNY from the coding sequence ATGGACGCGATGGGATCGTTTCAGACACCGTTTGGCAACAACCTGGGCAACCTTttgcaacaacatcaaacccagcaacagcagcaacaacagcaccttctgcagcagcagcaacaacaccacaaccaacaacaccacctgcagcagcagcagcagcaaaaccaccaccagcaaaccTCGATGATGAACAATTCAGCATTAatgcaacatcagcagcagcagcatcttcaccaccatcagcagcagcagcagcaccaccagcatcaactccagcaacagcagcttcaacagcagcaacatcaacaccagcagcaaacgCTCGGTTCCAGCGGTGGACATCATCACAGCCTATCGGCAGCCCAGAGCGCGGCCATGATGTCGCAGCGCAACCCGTTCGGATTTGATTTCAACCACTTTCAAAGCAACTACTAA